The genomic window GAACCCGACCAGATCCGCAGGGTGGTGGACCGCTTTCACCAGCGCGGGGCCGATGTCGCCTGCCTGCAGGGCGTGCTCGACTTCTACAACCCGCGCACAAACTGGCTGTCGCGCTGTTTCACGGTGGAATACGCCGCCTGGTTCCGCATCATCCTCCCCGGGCTGGAGCGGCTGGGCCTGCCGATTCCGCTGGGCGGCACCACGCTTTTCTTCCGCCGCGCGGCGCTTGAAAAGCTTGGCGGCTGGGATTCGCACAATGTGACCGAAGATGCCGATCTGGGCATCCGCCTGGCCCGCCACGGTTATCGCACCGAACTGATCGACACGGTGACGGAAGAAGAGGCCAACTGCCGCGCCCTGCCCTGGGTCAAGCAGCGTTCGCGCTGGCTCAAGGGCTACATGATGACATGGTCGGTGCACAACCGCGACCCGGCGCTGCTGTGGCGGCAGCTTGGGGCCCGGAAGTTCATCGGCTTCCAGGTTTTCTTTCTGTCGACGCTGTCGCAGTTCCTGCTGGCGCCGGTGCTTTGGTCGTTCTGGCTGGTGCCGCTGGGCGTGCCGCATCCGGTGGCCGATGTGCTGCCGCCTGGGCTGTGGTGGGCACTGGTCGGGCTGTTCCTGACAACCGAGGCCATGAACATTGCAGTCGGCATCGCGGCGCTGCGCATGACGCGGCACCGGCTCAGCCCGCTTTGGGTGCCGACGCTGCACTTCTACTTTCCGCTGGGGGCGCTGGCGTCCTACAAGGCGGCCTGGGAAATGGTGGCCCGCCCGTTCTACTGGGACAAGACCAGCCACGGCCACTTCGACCCGATCGACCCGCCGCCATAGGTGTCAGCGCAACCGCAACTCGCCGGCGTCGACACGCAGCCGGGTCTCGAACGCCTTCGAGATGTGGACCCGCAGCGCCTCGTAGGACGCATCGCCGTCGCGCGCCTCGATGGCCCGCACGATCTGGTCATGTTCGGCCAGCGCCACCCCGTCGCGGCCTTCGGCGGCGAAAGAGGTGTTCGCCATCAGCGCCATGGAGCGATGCACCAGATCAAGCTGCTGCACCAGAAAGCGGTTGTGCGAGGCCAGGTGAATCTGTTTGTGGAACCGCTTGTTGGCCCGGCTGAGCGCGCGCGGGTCGCCACCCTGCAAGGTGCGGTCTTCCTCGACCATGCCGCGCAGCACGCGGATCTCCTCGTCGGTCGCATGTCGCGCGGCCAGCCTTGCGGCCAGGCCCTCAAGCTCGGTTCGCACGATGTAAAGCTCTGCCAGCTGGTTGTGATCCAGCGAGGCCACGATCAGGCTGCGCCCGTCGCGCGTCAGCATCGACTGGGTTTCCAGCCGTTGCAGCGCCTCGCGCACCGGGGTGCGCGACACCCCCAGCCGCTCGGCCAGTTCGGATTCCACCAGACGGTCGCCGGGCTTGTATATGCCCGCGTCGATCGCCTCGACAATCAGCGTATAGGCGTCTTTCTGCACGGGAAACGGTCTTTCCTGCCGGGTCAGCGTGTCGCGGACGTTAGCGCCCAAGCCCGCCGGGCTCAACCGCAATCCATTGCCCCGGGGCCACGGGCGGGCTAGCGTCGCGGGATGGTAGCTGACCGTTTCTCGCATGTCACCGGCTGGGTGTTCGATCTGGACAACACGCTGTATCCGCCTGCCGCGCGGCTGTTCGACCAGATCGAGGTCCGCATGACCGCCTGGGTGATGCAGGCGCTTGGCGTGGCACGGCCCGAGGCCGACCGGCTGCGGCGCCACTACTGGGCGACCTACGGCACCACGCTGGCCGGGCTGATGCAGGAACACGGCGTCGATCCCGGCCCGTATCTGACCGATGTCCACGACATTTCGTTCGACGCGCTGGAGGTGGACGCGCTCTTGGCCGCCCGGATCCGCGCGCTGCCGGGGCGGCGCATCGTCTATACCAACGGCTCGGCACCCTATGCCGAGCGCGTGCTGGCGGCGCGCGGCCTGTCGGGGCTGTTCGATGCTGTCTATGGCGTGGAACATGCGGGCTTTCGCCCCAAGCCGGAACGCGCCGCCTTCGAGGCGGTATTTGCCGCCGATGGCATGGCCCCCGACCGTGCCGCGATGTTCGAGGATGATCCGCGCAACCTGGCCGCGCCGCACGCCATGGGAATGCGCACCGTGCATGTCGCCCCCGAAGCTGCGCCCGCCCCGCACATCCACCACCACACCGACGATCTTTCCGCATTCCTGTTGCGTCTGACCGCCTGATCCGATATGCCGCACTGCGGCAAAGTGTCCTCTGGCGAAGACTCGGTCAAGGCCTAGGTCAGTTAGCGAACAGGAGAATACTCATGTCAGACACACCTTCCCCTGCCACGCACGGCATCAACACTGTGCCCGAGGCCGGCTGGATTGCCCGCAATTTTCCGCGCGGGACCGGACTCATCTTCGTCGCCCTGCTGATCTTCGTCGTGCTGGTTGTGCTGGCGGTCAGCACCTGGGGCATCGTCGCCCTGGCGATGACGGCGCTGGCACTGGTGCCGGTGGTGATAATCACACTGGTGGCGATCACCTTCGGGTAAGCATTGCCGGTTGGATACCCCGCTTCCGCGCCCTATGTTGATACTCGACAAAGGGGGGCGCGGATGACACGCATCACGACGGACATACTGGTTTCTGGCGGCGGGGTTGCGGGCCTTGCGGCGGCCGCGGCATTCGGGTCGGCGGGGTTTTCGGTAATCTGCGTCGATCCGGCCGCGCCCGTCACCGATGCCGAGGCTGACGGGGCCGACCTGCGCACCACCGCCTTCCTGCAACCCTCGATTCCCGTTCTTCAGGCGGCGGGCCTCTGGGCGCGGCTGGAGCCCTTTGCGGCCCCCCTGCAGGTGATGCGGATCATCGACGCGGGCGGCCCGGTGGCCGAACCCCGCATCATCAAGGACTTCGACGCCGCCGACATTTCCGACCAGCCTTTCGGCTGGAACCTGCCGAACTGGCTTCTGCGCCGCGAGATGGTGGCGCGGCTGGCCGAACTGCCCGATGTCAGCTTCCGCCCCGGCGTTGCCACCACCCGCGTCACCACCCGCCAGACCGAGGCGCTGGTCACCCTGTCCGACGGCACCCGCGTTTCCGCCCGGCTGGTGGTCGCAGCAGACGGGCGCGGGTCGGTGGTGCGCGAGGCGCTGGGCATCGGCGTCCGCACCATGCGCTACGGCCAGAAGGCGCTGGCCTTTGCCGTCACCCATCCGATCCCGCACCAGAACGTCTCGACCGAGATCCACCGCTCTGGCGGGCCATTCACCCTTGTGCCGCTGCCCGACCGCGACGGTCTGCCGTGTTCCGCGATCGTCTGGATGGAAACCGGCCCCGAGGTGCAACGCCTTGCCGCCCTGCCGGTGCCCGATTTCGAGGCCGAGATCAACACACGGTCCTGCGGCATCCTCGGGCCGCTGAAGCTGGTGACGCGCCTGACGCAATGGCCGATCATCAGCCAGATCGCCGACCGCATGTCGGGCGAGCGCACGGCGCTGATGGCCGAGGCCGCGCATGTCATGCCGCCGATCGGCGCGCAGGGGCTGAACATGAGCCTTGCCGACCTGCGCGTGCTGCTGGAACTGGCGACGGCAAACCCGGCGACGCTGGGCGATGCGAAGATGCTCGATGCCTATCACCGCGCCCGTCACTTCGAGGTGCAGGCCCGCATCACCGGCATCGACGCCCTGAACCGGGCCTCGATGCTGGGCGCGCCTGGGCTGCGCGACCTGCGCGCCAAGGCGCTGGATGCGCTGTATTCCGTAGCCCCGCTGCGCCGCACCCTGATGCGGACGGGGATGGGCCTGCGCTGACCCGAAGGTGCGGCGCGGGAAACCCCGCGCCCGCCCGCCGTCAGGCCTTTTTCGTGGCCTTGGCTTCCAGCGCCGCGATCCGCAGAGCCAGCGCGTCGTTTTCCTCGCGCGCGCGGGTCGCCATGGCGCGCACCGCGTCGAACTCCTCGCGGGTGACGAAGTCGCGGTCGGCCATCCAGCGGTCGATCAGGCCCTTCATCGCCGTCTCGGCCTCGGTCTTGGCACCCTGGGCGACGCCCATGGCATTGGTCATCAGTTGCGACATGTCGTCGAGAAACTTGTTCTTGGGCTGCATGGGTGGTCCTTTCGCTGGCTTGCGCCCTATATGGTCCGCCCGCCACCGCCACACAAGGTTTCTTGCGCCGCAGGTGCAGGCATCGAAGCCGCCGGACTGTTGACATCGGCACGCGCCCGCAACAGAACCGCACCAACCAAGGAGCCCGCATGGCTTACATCCCCTTTCCCGACCTGTCGCCCGA from Paracoccaceae bacterium Fryx2 includes these protein-coding regions:
- a CDS encoding GntR family transcriptional regulator codes for the protein MQKDAYTLIVEAIDAGIYKPGDRLVESELAERLGVSRTPVREALQRLETQSMLTRDGRSLIVASLDHNQLAELYIVRTELEGLAARLAARHATDEEIRVLRGMVEEDRTLQGGDPRALSRANKRFHKQIHLASHNRFLVQQLDLVHRSMALMANTSFAAEGRDGVALAEHDQIVRAIEARDGDASYEALRVHISKAFETRLRVDAGELRLR
- a CDS encoding pyrimidine 5'-nucleotidase, giving the protein MVADRFSHVTGWVFDLDNTLYPPAARLFDQIEVRMTAWVMQALGVARPEADRLRRHYWATYGTTLAGLMQEHGVDPGPYLTDVHDISFDALEVDALLAARIRALPGRRIVYTNGSAPYAERVLAARGLSGLFDAVYGVEHAGFRPKPERAAFEAVFAADGMAPDRAAMFEDDPRNLAAPHAMGMRTVHVAPEAAPAPHIHHHTDDLSAFLLRLTA
- a CDS encoding UbiH/UbiF family hydroxylase gives rise to the protein MTRITTDILVSGGGVAGLAAAAAFGSAGFSVICVDPAAPVTDAEADGADLRTTAFLQPSIPVLQAAGLWARLEPFAAPLQVMRIIDAGGPVAEPRIIKDFDAADISDQPFGWNLPNWLLRREMVARLAELPDVSFRPGVATTRVTTRQTEALVTLSDGTRVSARLVVAADGRGSVVREALGIGVRTMRYGQKALAFAVTHPIPHQNVSTEIHRSGGPFTLVPLPDRDGLPCSAIVWMETGPEVQRLAALPVPDFEAEINTRSCGILGPLKLVTRLTQWPIISQIADRMSGERTALMAEAAHVMPPIGAQGLNMSLADLRVLLELATANPATLGDAKMLDAYHRARHFEVQARITGIDALNRASMLGAPGLRDLRAKALDALYSVAPLRRTLMRTGMGLR
- a CDS encoding accessory factor UbiK family protein yields the protein MQPKNKFLDDMSQLMTNAMGVAQGAKTEAETAMKGLIDRWMADRDFVTREEFDAVRAMATRAREENDALALRIAALEAKATKKA